The proteins below are encoded in one region of Spirochaetota bacterium:
- a CDS encoding DEAD/DEAH box helicase produces MTKSAGQKNSLSRFHPLVAEWFAETLGKPTAAQTLAWREIAAGGHVLVTAPTGTGKTLAAFLWAIDRLVTGAWPVGETRVLYISPLKALNNDIRRNLEAPLAQIRSRFERGGLPVPDIRALTRSGDTPADARRAMLRKPPEILITTPESLNILLTSPNSRRILAGVRTVIMDEVHAVAGSKRGTHMVTAVERLAALAGEFQRIALSATVRPVETVAAFVGGFGEGGAPRRVAVAGAGDDKKYRITVHDARGGDAPGDEGLWPRFAEELCGIARAHRSTLVFTNSRRHAEKAARLMNEAAGEDLAYAHHGSLSREIRLAVEERLKAGELRAIVATSSLELGIDIGALDRVVLAGTPYSVASALQRVGRAGHRVGEESAGDIYALHGMDLVAAAVTARAIAARDIEPVRPVECPLDVLAQVLLSMTSVEPWDVDALFAFITRAYPYRKLPRRQFDLVLEMLAGRYAGTRLPDLAPRVHIDRVDNTVRAREGSQRLIYSSGGTIPDRGYFDLRTQDTRAKIGELDEEFVWERKPGDTFALGTQVWRIMKISHSDVEVAPAAVQPGIMPFWKAEEANRDFHASERIGTFLERADSALEDPMFARELESEYAMDPGAAETLVSFLKRQREATGTPLPHRRHIVAEHLDDTMGSLQRRQVVLHLPWGGRLTRPFALALAAAWEERFGYALETFPGNECILVILPHKTTAADMLSLVTPENLERLLRAKLEHTGFFGAQFRENAGRALVLPRAGFGKRVPLWLTRLRAKRVLDATMRFEDFPVLIETWRSCMGDEFDLEHLKELLAEVQNGTIRVSEAFTKSASPFASGVIWRETNHYMYQDDAPAGGKTSSLRGDLIREILYSSSLRPRIPNEIIALLSRRLARTEEGYAPRSADEALDWVKERTLIPEDEWEALDAAVARDSGIALPAMLEGQEHKLAWITPPGAPMRSVISVESAARVAGALRITDFAACLTAFGGMETDSRMREALSLVESRASRGEAAPEPTGPDELIAQWLAYCGPVGPGRLGAIFGLPSGELDALLASLAERGEVVIDSFSEESGETEVCVSDNLEILLRMARRAREPRIEARPIDQLPLFLASWQGLASPGGRIEDLQDDIETLFGFPAPAAAWEEHILPARLSVYHQAWLDSLCASSGLVWFGCGNRRASFAFTEDLDLFMEDVPRSEGVEARAPILPPGGGRHGFFDVVRNMGLPTARAAAELWDAAWRGEVTNDAFATLRRGILTEFTPEDAATAHGRRPGRRAGLGRWSSTRPVTGSWYALPARRDRDALEEHELARDRARTLLARYGVIFRELLAHELPCMQWGRVFRALRLMELSGEIVSGRFFEGVPGLQFASPEAVREIASGLPDDAVYWMSAADPASPCGLRLDALKGNLPPRLASTFLVFHGARLVLTARKNGSDCEIDAPPDSPAIPRYLGLFRALLSRDFNPVRTVLVTTINSLPSQESGYARAFIDYGFVRRSGGLELSRAY; encoded by the coding sequence ATGACGAAATCCGCCGGACAGAAAAATTCACTCTCCCGCTTCCACCCGCTCGTTGCAGAATGGTTCGCGGAAACCCTTGGCAAACCCACCGCGGCGCAGACGCTCGCCTGGCGCGAAATTGCGGCGGGCGGCCATGTGCTCGTCACCGCGCCCACGGGGACGGGAAAGACCCTGGCCGCGTTCCTGTGGGCGATCGACCGCCTGGTTACGGGCGCCTGGCCCGTCGGGGAGACCAGGGTGCTCTACATCTCCCCCCTCAAGGCGCTCAACAACGACATAAGGCGAAACCTCGAGGCCCCGCTGGCGCAGATACGCTCACGTTTCGAACGGGGCGGCCTTCCCGTTCCGGATATCCGCGCCCTGACGCGCAGCGGCGACACCCCGGCCGACGCGCGCCGCGCCATGTTGCGGAAGCCCCCCGAGATACTCATCACCACGCCCGAGAGCCTGAACATACTCCTTACCTCGCCCAACAGCAGGAGGATCCTCGCGGGGGTGCGCACGGTGATCATGGACGAGGTGCACGCTGTCGCGGGGTCCAAGCGCGGGACGCACATGGTGACCGCGGTTGAGCGCCTGGCCGCGCTCGCCGGGGAGTTCCAGCGCATCGCCCTCTCCGCGACCGTGAGACCGGTCGAAACGGTCGCCGCCTTCGTGGGGGGATTCGGGGAGGGGGGAGCGCCGCGCCGCGTGGCCGTCGCGGGCGCGGGGGACGACAAGAAGTATCGCATAACGGTGCACGACGCCCGGGGCGGCGACGCCCCCGGGGACGAGGGGCTCTGGCCCCGTTTCGCGGAGGAGCTGTGCGGGATCGCGCGCGCCCACCGCTCGACGCTCGTATTCACCAACAGCCGCCGCCACGCCGAGAAGGCCGCGCGCCTCATGAACGAGGCCGCGGGGGAGGACCTCGCCTACGCGCACCACGGCTCCCTCTCCCGGGAGATACGCCTCGCGGTGGAGGAGCGCCTCAAGGCGGGGGAGCTGCGCGCGATCGTCGCGACGAGCTCGCTCGAGCTCGGGATCGATATCGGCGCGCTCGACAGGGTCGTGCTCGCGGGCACGCCCTACTCGGTGGCCTCGGCACTGCAGCGGGTGGGGCGCGCGGGGCACCGGGTGGGGGAGGAGAGCGCGGGCGATATCTACGCGCTGCATGGCATGGACCTGGTCGCCGCGGCGGTCACCGCGCGCGCGATCGCCGCGCGCGACATCGAGCCGGTCCGCCCCGTGGAATGCCCGCTGGACGTGCTCGCCCAGGTGCTGCTCTCCATGACCTCGGTCGAGCCCTGGGACGTGGACGCCCTGTTCGCCTTCATCACGCGCGCGTACCCGTACCGGAAGCTCCCGCGCCGCCAGTTCGACCTCGTGCTTGAGATGCTCGCGGGGCGTTATGCGGGAACGCGCCTCCCGGACCTCGCACCCCGCGTCCACATCGACCGCGTCGACAATACGGTGCGTGCGCGGGAGGGGTCCCAGCGCCTCATCTATTCGTCGGGCGGCACCATTCCGGACCGGGGCTATTTCGACCTGCGCACACAGGACACGCGCGCGAAGATCGGCGAACTGGACGAAGAGTTCGTGTGGGAGCGCAAGCCCGGAGACACCTTCGCCCTGGGCACGCAGGTCTGGCGCATCATGAAGATCTCGCACAGCGACGTGGAGGTGGCGCCCGCCGCCGTCCAGCCCGGCATCATGCCCTTCTGGAAGGCCGAGGAGGCGAACCGTGACTTTCACGCGTCCGAGCGCATCGGGACATTCCTCGAGCGTGCCGACTCCGCGCTCGAAGACCCGATGTTCGCCCGCGAGCTTGAATCGGAATACGCGATGGACCCTGGCGCGGCCGAAACCCTCGTCTCGTTCCTGAAACGCCAGCGGGAGGCCACGGGGACACCGCTGCCGCACCGGAGGCACATCGTGGCCGAGCACCTGGACGATACGATGGGATCGCTCCAGCGGAGACAGGTCGTCCTTCACCTGCCCTGGGGCGGAAGGCTCACGCGCCCCTTCGCCCTCGCGCTCGCGGCCGCGTGGGAGGAGCGCTTCGGCTACGCGCTCGAGACCTTTCCCGGAAACGAGTGCATCCTGGTAATACTGCCGCATAAGACCACGGCTGCCGATATGCTTTCCCTCGTCACCCCCGAGAACCTTGAACGGCTGCTGCGCGCGAAGCTCGAGCACACGGGCTTCTTCGGGGCGCAGTTCAGGGAAAACGCGGGACGCGCCCTCGTGCTGCCGCGTGCGGGCTTCGGGAAAAGGGTGCCCTTGTGGCTCACAAGGCTGCGCGCGAAGCGGGTGCTGGACGCGACCATGCGCTTCGAGGATTTTCCCGTTCTCATCGAAACCTGGCGCTCCTGTATGGGGGACGAGTTCGACCTGGAGCATCTCAAAGAGCTGCTCGCAGAGGTGCAGAATGGCACGATCCGCGTGAGTGAGGCGTTCACGAAAAGCGCCTCCCCCTTCGCCTCGGGGGTGATATGGCGCGAGACGAACCATTACATGTACCAGGACGACGCCCCCGCGGGCGGAAAAACCTCGAGCCTCAGGGGAGATCTCATCCGTGAGATACTGTACTCGTCCTCCCTGCGCCCCAGGATTCCCAATGAGATCATCGCGCTGCTTTCAAGAAGGCTCGCGCGCACGGAGGAGGGGTACGCGCCGCGTTCCGCCGACGAGGCGCTGGACTGGGTGAAGGAGCGCACCCTCATTCCCGAAGACGAGTGGGAGGCGCTCGACGCGGCCGTTGCGCGCGATTCCGGGATTGCGCTCCCCGCGATGCTCGAAGGACAGGAACACAAGCTCGCGTGGATTACGCCGCCCGGCGCGCCGATGCGGTCCGTAATCTCGGTGGAGTCGGCGGCGCGCGTCGCCGGTGCATTGCGCATAACGGACTTTGCCGCGTGCCTCACGGCCTTTGGCGGCATGGAAACCGATTCGCGCATGCGGGAGGCGCTCTCCCTCGTGGAGTCGCGCGCGTCCCGGGGCGAAGCGGCCCCCGAGCCCACCGGGCCCGATGAGCTCATCGCGCAATGGCTCGCGTATTGCGGGCCGGTCGGGCCGGGGCGCCTGGGCGCGATATTCGGGCTTCCGTCCGGCGAGCTCGATGCGCTGCTCGCGTCCCTCGCGGAACGGGGCGAGGTCGTGATCGATTCGTTCAGCGAGGAGTCCGGGGAAACGGAGGTATGCGTATCGGACAATCTCGAAATATTGCTGCGCATGGCACGACGCGCGCGCGAGCCCCGCATCGAGGCGCGGCCGATCGACCAGCTTCCCCTTTTTCTCGCTTCCTGGCAGGGCCTCGCCTCGCCCGGCGGGCGCATCGAGGATTTACAGGATGATATCGAGACGCTCTTCGGGTTTCCCGCGCCCGCCGCGGCGTGGGAGGAGCACATCCTTCCCGCGCGGCTCTCCGTGTACCACCAGGCCTGGCTCGACAGCCTGTGCGCCTCGAGCGGGCTCGTCTGGTTCGGGTGCGGGAACAGGCGCGCCTCGTTCGCGTTCACGGAGGACCTCGACCTGTTTATGGAAGATGTCCCGCGAAGCGAAGGAGTCGAGGCACGGGCTCCGATACTGCCCCCGGGCGGGGGGCGCCACGGGTTTTTCGACGTTGTGCGAAATATGGGACTTCCCACCGCGCGGGCCGCGGCGGAGCTCTGGGACGCGGCGTGGCGCGGGGAGGTCACCAACGACGCCTTCGCGACCCTGCGCCGCGGCATCCTCACCGAGTTCACCCCCGAGGACGCCGCGACCGCACACGGGCGGCGGCCGGGGAGAAGGGCGGGCCTGGGGCGCTGGTCGTCCACGAGGCCCGTGACCGGAAGCTGGTACGCGCTTCCCGCGCGCCGCGACCGCGATGCCCTGGAGGAGCACGAGCTCGCGCGGGACCGCGCGCGGACGCTCCTGGCGCGCTACGGGGTGATATTCCGCGAGCTCCTCGCGCACGAGCTTCCCTGCATGCAATGGGGGCGCGTCTTCCGGGCGCTGCGCCTCATGGAGCTTTCGGGCGAGATCGTGTCGGGAAGGTTTTTCGAGGGCGTTCCCGGCCTGCAGTTCGCCTCGCCGGAGGCCGTGCGGGAGATCGCATCCGGGCTTCCCGACGACGCGGTTTACTGGATGAGCGCCGCTGATCCCGCATCCCCCTGCGGACTGCGCCTGGACGCGCTGAAGGGGAATCTGCCCCCGCGCCTGGCCTCCACGTTTCTCGTGTTTCACGGCGCGCGCCTGGTCCTCACCGCGCGCAAGAACGGCAGCGACTGCGAGATTGACGCGCCGCCGGATTCCCCGGCCATCCCCCGGTACCTGGGCCTGTTCCGCGCGCTCCTCTCGCGCGATTTCAACCCGGTGCGCACAGTCCTGGTGACGACCATCAATTCCCTCCCTTCGCAGGAGAGCGGTTACGCACGGGCTTTCATCGATTACGGTTTCGTGCGGCGCTCGGGAGGCCTGGAGCTTTCACGGGCGTATTGA
- a CDS encoding MoaD/ThiS family protein: MKITIKTFASLRDAAGFDEKEIIVPEGITIDEVVRRLSVSFEGLAARKGSLLYAVNEEYARPDTVLAEGDILAMFPPVSGG; this comes from the coding sequence ATGAAAATAACGATTAAAACATTTGCCTCCCTGCGGGACGCAGCCGGGTTCGATGAAAAGGAAATCATCGTCCCGGAGGGAATCACGATCGACGAGGTTGTGCGCAGGCTGTCGGTAAGTTTTGAGGGCCTCGCGGCCCGGAAGGGCTCGCTCCTGTACGCCGTGAACGAGGAGTACGCCCGCCCCGACACCGTGCTCGCGGAAGGCGACATTCTCGCCATGTTCCCGCCCGTGAGCGGCGGGTGA
- the fdhE gene encoding formate dehydrogenase accessory protein FdhE produces the protein MNSSPSFPSDEIRNAVEEITKKKADYRPLLDLYGRIFIAQEESKPSLRLDEFRIPEEILSVKKRGNFPLVEVSQFRVDGRAFGALFHEISGILLQAGGELSEYVKKILAMIETGQEGMSELLAALLAGNESLFDRLEDEFQVDKKMLGFLLYNSAKPSLSLFSMKISVYRDGEVPWEKGYCPVCGSMPEMSIFEKDGKRSLQCGFCGHTWTSRRVYCPYCENTDHETLRYYTIEDEEEYRVDVCNKCKTYIKTIDLRSVSRTVYLPLEIVSTPYMNIKFEEMGYKPGLATLVP, from the coding sequence ATGAATAGCAGTCCCAGTTTTCCGTCCGACGAGATCAGGAACGCGGTCGAAGAGATAACGAAGAAAAAAGCCGATTACCGTCCACTGCTCGACCTGTACGGGCGGATTTTCATCGCCCAGGAAGAATCGAAACCCTCCCTCCGCCTGGATGAATTCCGCATACCTGAAGAAATCCTATCGGTGAAGAAAAGGGGAAACTTTCCGCTTGTCGAGGTGTCGCAATTCAGGGTGGATGGACGGGCGTTCGGGGCGCTCTTTCACGAGATAAGCGGCATCCTGTTGCAGGCCGGGGGCGAACTGTCGGAGTACGTGAAAAAAATTCTGGCGATGATCGAGACCGGGCAAGAGGGAATGAGCGAACTTTTAGCGGCACTGCTCGCGGGTAACGAGTCCCTGTTTGACCGTCTTGAGGATGAATTCCAGGTAGATAAAAAAATGCTCGGCTTTTTATTGTATAATAGCGCGAAGCCCTCCCTTTCACTTTTCTCGATGAAGATTTCGGTGTATCGCGACGGCGAAGTACCGTGGGAAAAGGGTTATTGTCCCGTCTGCGGCTCAATGCCCGAGATGTCGATTTTCGAGAAGGATGGAAAGCGTTCGTTGCAATGCGGTTTTTGCGGACACACCTGGACTTCCAGGAGGGTATATTGCCCGTATTGCGAGAATACCGACCATGAGACCCTGCGTTACTATACTATTGAAGATGAGGAAGAATACAGGGTTGACGTGTGCAATAAATGCAAGACCTACATTAAAACTATCGACCTTCGCTCTGTGTCAAGGACCGTATACCTTCCATTGGAGATAGTATCCACGCCCTATATGAATATCAAATTCGAGGAGATGGGCTACAAGCCCGGCCTCGCGACTCTCGTTCCATAA
- a CDS encoding molybdenum cofactor biosynthesis protein MoaE, whose protein sequence is MKKILIQENPLDTAALIRTVGTKEDGAVLSFIGTARRGSMGKSVLYLHYEAYETMAMKELGRIADEACSRWPLSDCVIVHRTGEVGLGEPSVFIGVSTPHRAEGFQALQFIIDTIKKTVPIWKKEFFEDGSMWVSERP, encoded by the coding sequence GTGAAAAAGATACTCATCCAGGAAAATCCCCTCGATACCGCGGCGCTCATCCGGACCGTGGGGACGAAGGAAGACGGCGCGGTGCTTTCGTTCATTGGCACGGCGCGCCGGGGGTCCATGGGGAAATCGGTGTTATACCTGCATTACGAAGCCTACGAGACCATGGCCATGAAAGAGCTCGGTAGGATCGCGGACGAAGCCTGTTCCCGGTGGCCGCTCTCCGACTGCGTCATCGTGCATCGCACCGGGGAGGTGGGCCTGGGAGAGCCGAGCGTCTTCATAGGCGTATCGACCCCCCATCGCGCCGAGGGATTTCAGGCGCTCCAGTTCATAATCGACACGATCAAGAAGACGGTGCCCATCTGGAAAAAGGAATTCTTCGAAGACGGGTCGATGTGGGTTTCCGAGAGGCCGTAG
- a CDS encoding serine--tRNA ligase, whose translation MIDARLIRENIDYIRAILKKRNMEGVVDLASFTQVDEERRSVIQKIDELREKRNRVSKEIGRLKGKGEDASALMKEIGGAGDEIKGLESRVEEIEARFTDMLLSLPNVLHESVPEGKGEDDNVVVRTWGEKPRFDFVPKPHYDLGTTLGILDFERGVKLAGARFYVYRGLAARMERAIISFMLDLHTKEHGYTEIFGPFIVNDESMIGTGQFPKFKDEYYRIERDGLSLIPTAEVPLTNLYRDEILDKEELPKYVTMQSSCFRREAGSAGKDTRGLIRVHQFQKVELVKFVEPETSYDELESLVAAAEEVLRRLKLHYRVSLLCSADTSASSAKTYDLEVWMPGLDRYVEISSCSNFIDYQARRARIRYRKAKGEKAAFLHTLNGSGLAAGRTLAAVMENYQTADGNIDIPEALKPYFR comes from the coding sequence ATGATAGACGCCAGGCTCATCCGAGAGAACATCGATTACATCCGCGCGATTCTAAAAAAGCGCAACATGGAAGGGGTCGTCGACCTCGCATCGTTCACACAGGTGGACGAGGAGCGCCGGTCGGTCATCCAGAAGATCGACGAGCTTCGCGAGAAGCGCAACCGCGTCTCGAAAGAGATAGGCAGGCTCAAGGGCAAGGGGGAGGACGCCTCGGCGCTCATGAAGGAGATAGGCGGCGCGGGCGACGAGATCAAGGGACTGGAATCCAGGGTCGAGGAGATCGAGGCGCGGTTTACCGATATGCTCCTCTCGCTTCCCAACGTGCTGCACGAATCGGTGCCGGAGGGGAAGGGCGAGGACGACAACGTCGTGGTGCGCACCTGGGGGGAAAAGCCGAGGTTCGATTTTGTCCCGAAGCCGCATTACGACCTGGGCACTACCCTGGGCATTCTCGACTTCGAGCGCGGCGTGAAGCTCGCGGGGGCGCGCTTCTATGTGTACCGGGGACTGGCCGCGCGCATGGAGCGTGCGATCATCAGCTTCATGCTCGACCTCCATACGAAAGAGCACGGCTACACGGAGATATTCGGCCCGTTCATCGTCAATGACGAGAGCATGATAGGGACGGGCCAGTTCCCCAAGTTCAAGGACGAGTACTACCGCATCGAGCGGGACGGGCTCTCCCTCATTCCCACCGCCGAGGTGCCGCTCACGAACCTCTACCGCGACGAAATCCTGGACAAGGAGGAGTTGCCCAAATATGTAACCATGCAGTCATCCTGTTTCCGGAGGGAGGCGGGCTCGGCCGGCAAGGATACCCGCGGACTCATCCGCGTGCACCAGTTCCAGAAGGTCGAGCTCGTGAAGTTCGTGGAGCCCGAAACCTCGTACGACGAGCTTGAGAGCCTCGTCGCCGCGGCCGAGGAGGTCCTCAGGCGGCTCAAGCTCCACTACCGCGTCTCCCTCCTTTGCAGCGCCGATACCTCCGCGTCATCGGCGAAGACGTACGACCTGGAGGTGTGGATGCCGGGACTGGACCGCTACGTCGAAATATCCTCCTGTTCCAATTTCATCGACTACCAGGCGCGCCGCGCGCGCATCCGCTACCGGAAGGCCAAGGGCGAGAAGGCCGCCTTCCTGCATACCCTGAACGGCTCCGGTCTCGCTGCCGGGAGAACGCTTGCCGCCGTAATGGAAAACTACCAGACCGCCGACGGGAACATCGACATCCCCGAGGCGCTCAAGCCGTACTTCCGGTGA
- a CDS encoding PAS domain S-box protein: MDPAKILIVEDELIISSEIRMMLEHFGYRVAPPVTTGEAAITAARAERPDLILMDIQLAGRMDGIEAVERIRAEQDVPVIYLTANADDATVGRARDTRPHSYVCKPVSERELYSNIDSALFRHSMESRLRESERRYRLLAENSSDVIWTMTLDGRFTYVSPSVTALTGWTPEEVLDIPLDRYIPPEQAKEMGEEILKELALPPEARALHRTVRVKQFTKNGALIDVEVITSWLTDARGNIIGLQGATRDIGARLRAEKELEERARQVRHIVEHSIDLFYLHDTDNRFQYVSPQSLPILGWTPAEMMRQWTEILTDNPVNAEGVTLTAEAIRTGNRQRPYELEVYHKNGGRLWLEINESPVRDEKGAVTGIVGAARDITAQKAAIEKERRITVERDALLGRLMLIMERMPLACVLHDVNFNVSFWNNTAERIFGFSREEVMGKSPIDLFVPPRVHDRVREIQRRMRQGDMSAHNTNENVTKDGRTICCEWHNTPLMDEGGVFLGYLSMAQDISERRRAEEALAWSLERYRRVVETSQEGIWMIDAGQLTTFVNPRMAGMLGYSIEEMIGKKVTAFMHPDDLGDHAAKMDRREKGMHDVYERRFLHRNGGVVHLSVSGRALKSKNGEFMGSFGMFTDITGQKHAESQREAALTVLRESEERYRTYLENAPLGVFVIDTTGRFIEANPASCATTGYTRDEMLSMSFTELLAPESREAGVMSFVELGSKGTGSGSFTVARRDGTHIYVAVEAVRLNGDSYIGFSVDITARRKAQEDLAKLSRAVEQSPTAIIITDASGSIEYVNPQFTKITGYLPDEVVGKTPRILKSGFTSPNEYRTLWMTILSGATWQGIFRNRKKNGELYWESALISPVRGPSGDITHMVAVKEDITGRKDAEERLVASLREKEIMLKEIHHRVKNNFQVIISMLNLQERTINSPEVREHFNDSRNRIRSMALIHEKLYQSRDLSRIDFSSYINSLTGELFRSAARGDVPPPSVDCEQVNLTIEQAIPCGLIVNELLSNAFKYAFPRGLTRRGFVRVSFHNLPDDTLELVVSDNGIGLPVDVDLSKTKSLGLSLAPLLVQQIDGTIELSREGGTTYTIRFRKK, from the coding sequence ATGGATCCCGCAAAGATTCTCATTGTCGAGGATGAGCTCATCATCTCCTCCGAAATCCGAATGATGCTCGAGCATTTCGGGTACCGCGTGGCGCCGCCCGTCACGACCGGTGAGGCCGCCATAACCGCAGCCCGCGCCGAGCGCCCCGACCTCATACTCATGGACATCCAGCTCGCGGGCCGCATGGACGGCATCGAAGCCGTCGAGCGTATACGTGCCGAACAGGATGTGCCGGTGATCTACCTCACCGCGAACGCCGACGACGCGACCGTCGGGAGGGCGCGCGACACCAGGCCGCACTCCTATGTCTGCAAGCCCGTGAGCGAGCGCGAGCTCTACTCCAACATCGACTCGGCGCTCTTCCGCCACTCCATGGAATCGCGCCTCAGGGAGAGCGAGCGCAGGTACCGCCTGCTCGCGGAAAATTCGAGCGACGTCATCTGGACCATGACGCTGGACGGGCGCTTCACCTACGTGAGCCCCTCAGTCACCGCGCTCACGGGCTGGACCCCGGAGGAGGTGCTCGACATTCCCCTGGATCGCTACATCCCGCCCGAACAGGCGAAGGAAATGGGTGAGGAGATACTGAAAGAGCTCGCGCTCCCGCCGGAGGCGCGGGCGCTCCACCGCACGGTGCGGGTGAAGCAGTTTACGAAGAACGGCGCGCTCATAGACGTCGAGGTGATCACTTCCTGGCTCACGGACGCGCGGGGGAACATAATAGGCCTCCAGGGGGCCACGCGCGATATCGGCGCGCGCCTGCGCGCGGAAAAAGAGCTGGAGGAGCGCGCGCGGCAGGTCCGGCACATCGTCGAGCATAGCATCGATCTCTTCTACCTGCACGACACGGACAACCGCTTTCAGTACGTGAGCCCGCAAAGTCTTCCCATCCTCGGCTGGACACCGGCGGAGATGATGCGGCAATGGACGGAGATACTTACCGATAACCCGGTGAACGCGGAGGGGGTCACGCTCACCGCGGAGGCGATCCGTACCGGGAACCGGCAGCGGCCCTACGAGCTCGAGGTTTACCATAAAAACGGCGGCAGGCTGTGGCTCGAAATAAACGAGTCCCCGGTGAGGGACGAAAAGGGGGCAGTGACCGGGATCGTGGGCGCCGCGCGGGACATCACCGCGCAGAAGGCCGCGATCGAAAAGGAACGGCGCATCACCGTCGAGCGCGACGCGCTGCTCGGGCGGCTGATGCTCATTATGGAGCGGATGCCGCTGGCCTGCGTGCTTCACGACGTCAATTTCAACGTGAGCTTCTGGAACAATACCGCGGAGCGCATTTTCGGGTTTTCCCGCGAGGAGGTGATGGGGAAGAGCCCCATCGATCTCTTCGTGCCGCCGCGGGTGCACGACCGGGTCAGGGAAATACAGCGGCGGATGCGCCAGGGGGACATGTCCGCCCACAACACGAACGAAAACGTGACGAAGGACGGACGCACCATCTGCTGCGAGTGGCACAATACGCCGCTTATGGATGAGGGGGGCGTCTTCCTGGGCTACCTGTCCATGGCGCAGGATATTTCCGAGCGCCGGCGCGCGGAGGAGGCGCTGGCGTGGAGCCTGGAGCGCTACCGCCGGGTGGTCGAGACAAGCCAGGAGGGCATCTGGATGATAGACGCCGGCCAGCTGACCACCTTCGTGAACCCGCGCATGGCCGGGATGCTGGGTTATTCCATCGAAGAAATGATAGGGAAGAAGGTGACCGCGTTCATGCACCCCGACGATCTGGGCGATCATGCCGCGAAGATGGATCGCCGGGAAAAGGGTATGCACGATGTATACGAGCGCCGGTTCCTCCACAGGAACGGGGGCGTGGTGCACCTGAGCGTTTCGGGCCGCGCGCTGAAGAGCAAGAATGGCGAGTTCATGGGCTCCTTCGGCATGTTCACGGATATTACGGGGCAAAAGCACGCGGAGTCCCAGAGGGAGGCCGCGCTCACGGTGCTCAGGGAGAGCGAGGAACGGTACAGGACCTACCTGGAAAACGCGCCCCTGGGGGTGTTCGTGATAGATACCACGGGACGGTTCATCGAGGCGAATCCCGCGTCGTGCGCGACCACCGGCTACACAAGGGACGAAATGCTCTCCATGTCGTTCACGGAGCTGCTTGCCCCCGAGTCGCGCGAGGCGGGCGTCATGAGCTTCGTAGAGCTTGGGTCGAAGGGAACGGGGTCCGGTTCTTTCACCGTCGCGCGCAGGGACGGCACCCACATCTACGTGGCGGTCGAGGCGGTGCGTTTGAACGGGGATTCCTATATCGGTTTCAGCGTGGACATCACCGCGCGCAGGAAGGCCCAGGAGGACCTGGCCAAGCTCTCCCGCGCTGTCGAGCAGAGCCCCACGGCTATCATCATAACCGACGCATCGGGAAGCATCGAATACGTCAACCCGCAATTCACGAAGATTACCGGGTACCTCCCCGACGAGGTCGTCGGGAAAACCCCCCGCATCCTGAAATCGGGATTTACCTCCCCGAACGAGTACAGGACCCTGTGGATGACCATCCTTTCCGGGGCGACCTGGCAGGGGATATTCCGGAACAGGAAAAAGAATGGGGAGCTTTACTGGGAATCCGCCCTCATCTCGCCGGTGCGGGGTCCGTCCGGGGACATCACCCACATGGTCGCGGTCAAGGAGGACATCACCGGGCGCAAGGACGCGGAGGAGAGGCTCGTCGCCTCCCTGCGCGAAAAGGAGATCATGCTGAAAGAGATCCATCACCGGGTGAAGAACAATTTCCAGGTCATCATCAGCATGCTGAACCTCCAGGAGCGCACGATCAACAGCCCGGAGGTCAGGGAGCACTTCAACGACAGCCGCAACCGCATACGGTCGATGGCGCTCATACACGAAAAGCTTTATCAGTCCCGGGACCTTTCGCGCATCGATTTCAGCTCGTACATCAACTCCCTCACGGGGGAGCTTTTCAGGAGCGCGGCGCGCGGCGACGTCCCGCCGCCCAGCGTCGATTGCGAACAGGTGAACCTCACGATCGAGCAGGCCATACCCTGCGGGCTCATTGTCAACGAGCTCCTTTCAAACGCCTTCAAGTACGCCTTTCCCCGCGGTCTCACCCGCAGGGGGTTCGTCAGGGTGAGTTTCCACAACCTGCCGGACGACACCCTGGAGCTCGTCGTGTCCGACAATGGGATCGGTCTTCCTGTGGATGTGGATTTATCGAAGACGAAATCGCTCGGCCTGTCGCTCGCGCCGCTGCTCGTGCAGCAGATAGACGGGACCATCGAGCTTTCGCGCGAGGGCGGCACGACCTACACGATACGGTTCAGAAAAAAGTGA